AGAATCTAGCATTTGCATTTCTTCTTTTAAAATTCCAACCGCATTTTTAATTGACTTACTTCTGAAAGTATTACTACATACTAGTTCACCTAAATTTTGGCTTTTTTGAACAGGATTAGGATTCACTTTTTTAGATTCATAAATTTCAACACAATAACCTTTGTTCGCTAATTGAAAAGCGGCCTCACAACCCGCAAGACCAGCTCCAATGATTTTAATTTTAGCCATTATAGTGATGGCTTTTTCTGTTTAAAAGCATTTATTTTATTAATATCTATTTCACTATCTCAGTTATTTGAGATTCTAGCTGCAGTTCCTATATGAATCTGGTCTGTGGCATTCAAAATGTCACTGACATTATCAATAGTAACCCCACCTCCAGCTAAAATTTTCATAGTTGTGTTTAAATTTATTTCTTGAATTAGGTTCACATTCTCCGCAATTGGATTTGTTCCCCCAGCTGTTAAAATATTGGTTACATTAATTGAGTCTAAAAATATGGCCGCTTCCAAAAAACTTGGAACATAATCAAAGGCTTTATGGAATGTAACTGTTTTATTTTTAACTACATTCATTATCTTTATCATTTTATTGTAGTCAATCTCTCCGTTTTGATTAAGAACTCCAACAACAATTCCTTTGGCCTTAGTTTTATTAACAAATCTAATATCTTCTAAAATTTGGTTAAATTCTTCGTCAGTATAAACAAAATCCCTAGCTGTTGGTCTAATGATTACATTAACCGGGAGATGCGATAATTCCGTTGCTTTGGTAATTAAATCACGACTCGGAGTTAGTCCTCCCACTTCTAAATTATCGCAAAGTTCAATTCGATTTGCTTGTGAATTATTAATTCTTTTGATATCTTCCAAATTTTTGGCAATTACTTCTAAAACCATATGTTTCTCCTTATTTTAAGTATTTTTTTAGTTGATTTACTTTATCAAGTTTTTCTCAAGAACAATCTTGGATTCCAAAGTGACCATAGCGACTTGTGTTAAAGAAAACTGGTTTTCTTAAATCTAATTCTTTAATAATTCCCGAAACCGAAAAGTCAAAAGTTGCCTCAACGGCTTCATAAATTTTTTCAAGAGGAATACTGTGTGTTCCAAAAGTTTCAATAAAAATTGAAACTGGTTTTGGAATTCCGATTGCATAACTTAACTGAATTTCTAGTTTATCAGCCAACCCAGCAGCCACCAAATTTTTAGCAGCGTAACGCGCCATATAAGCAGCACTCCGATCAACTTTTGTTCCATCTTTTCCAGAGAAAGCTCCTCCACCGTGGCGAGCATAACCTCCATAAGTATCAGCAATAATTTTTCTTCCTGTCAGACCAGTATCCCCTTGTGGTCCTCCGATTACAAATCTTCCAGTTGGATTAATTAATACTTTAAAATCTGAGTTTAACATATATTTGTCAACAACAATCGCATTCATGATTTTTTCTTTAACAAATTTTTTAAATTCCGCTTCATTAAAATCTGGATTGTGTTGAATCGACATTAAAATTGTATCTACTTTAGGATTTTTTTGGTCAGTATAATCAATTGTAACTTGTGATTTCATATCAGGTCGAGAATCTTTGAATTCCCCATTTTTACGCAACTTAGTTGCTAAGTATACCAAATCATGGGCGATGGCAATTGCTAGTGGCATATAATTAGCAGCCTCATTTGTTGCATAACCAAACATGATTCCCTGGTCTCCTGCTCCAATAACGTCATTTGCTTGGTCAATTCCCATAGCAATGTCAGTTGATTGTTCTTCTATCTTATTAAGAATTTCACAAGTTTTTGAGTCAATTCCTCAAGAAGAATCATTATATCCTATTTTTTGTAAAACATCTCTGGCAATCTGAATGTAATCAACTTTGGCTTTGGTTGAGATTTCCCCACCAATAACAATAAAGTTAGTTGTGGCGAAGCACTCGCAAGCAACTTTAGAGTTTGGATCTTGACGTAGAACCTCATCTAGTATTGCATCAGAAATCTGATCGCAAATCTTATCTGGATGTCCTTCCGAGACAGATTCGCTTGTAAATAATTTTTTCATAAATTCTCCTTTAAACTACTATAAATTTTAAACAATTTCTAAAATATCTGCAAGTATTTTTAAATCCAAGTGCCTTTTTTCTTCATTTTTCTAATTAAGAAACTGGCATAGATGTTTATTAAAATACCAAAAAAATTCAAGAATATCAAGTCGACTATGTAATTCTTTTTCAAGTAAATTGCATAATCCAAATAGTTGGTGGTTTTTTTAATATTTAAGAAAATCCAACAAAAACTTAGTACAAAGACTGAGACAATTATAAATCTTGATAACGGGGTTACTAAATTTAAATCTAATAAATCAATTCAGCCGATTGCTCAGAAAATAAATAATAACTCAAAAAAAGCAAATAACAAGAAGATGTTAACCATTATTAAAAAAACTGAGACTCGATTTATTTTATACTTAAAAGTTTCAACCGGTGATTCCTTTATTATATTAATTTTAAATATATAAATGGCGCTAGCAAAAAAGTAAGGAATATTGAGGGTTAAGGCATCAAAGATACAGTTTCCCAACGGCACTGGAATTAGGTTCTCCAAATAGTACTTTTTTCTAATTATAGAAAAAATTGTTGTTAGATTGATTCATAGAAATACCCAGATATAGGTATACTTAACTGAATCATCTAGTATGTGGGTAAATTTTAAATAAAATAAAACAGTGTTTGAGGCTAAAGTGAATGTCATCAATCCAAAGAATACTCACAAAATCATACTAACAATTTTATTGTAACCAGTTTTGATTTTAATATTAGCACTATTATTGTATTGCATTTTTCAGACATCATACATCGGATTTCTAAAAACACTGCGGATTTGTAAAATTGAAAAAAGTGGATTTAAGCAAAAAAGTGATAAAATTCCTATTGAAACTTTTTTACGAGCTTCAAAATCACTCAGATAAGCTCTTTTTGAATTAGCCATAACATAAACAGTTAGCGGGATAAGAAATGGCACTAAAATAACTGAGATACAACCACTGATAATCAAAAAGACATGTCAGGTAATATTATTTTTATTATGAAAGTTGTCATCAGTAATGATTATGCTAGCAATGTTTTCTCCTTCATTCTCCAAACTTGTTATTTTAATTAATTGAGGAATTATAAAAAAGTTGATTGAAAAAATTGCTATCATTATTAATGCATCTCGATTTTTCTTCAACATTTCAGTTGAGGAGAAAGCCAATATTAATCATAGACTGGCTCAAAAACCTAATAAAAACATCATTGGAGCTGTTAGTTTTACTCAAACAAAATTACGATGACGCAAATCTAAATTATCAAAATTAATTCATCAGTTGGCTAGGGAGGCAATTAGAACAAAAAAGCAGGCAAACGATAAAATAAGCATCAGCATTCCGATCATCGTAAAGACTTTGTCTGAATAAGTATTTTTAAAGATCATCGATTCTTTTTTTCTTAAGAAATTATTTCTAACCATTACTTACCTCCTTTAAATATCTTTTAAAATTTTCTCAACCTCGATGTCATTAAGTGGGAAATGACGAACATTCTTCATAATTTTAAAATTAAGATTACTAAAATTTGCTATTTTTTTTGCTATTTTTTTTGGATTAACGAGTCTATCACTATCACCTTGAATAACTTCCACCTTATCTGAATTTTTACTCAAAGCTTTTCAAAACCTTCTTTGTAAAGTATTGAATTGATAAAACTCTCTAACACTAATAAAACCTGAGTCAGCAAGACTTTTCTTATAATTTTGCATCCCCACATTGTTTTCCATTAAGTCTAAGGGTTCATAATTTAACGGTATAAGTTTTTGAGAATTAAAAATTGTTCCTCAAAAAATTCTAGAAT
This Spiroplasma endosymbiont of Panorpa germanica DNA region includes the following protein-coding sequences:
- a CDS encoding copper homeostasis protein CutC, with the protein product MVLEVIAKNLEDIKRINNSQANRIELCDNLEVGGLTPSRDLITKATELSHLPVNVIIRPTARDFVYTDEEFNQILEDIRFVNKTKAKGIVVGVLNQNGEIDYNKMIKIMNVVKNKTVTFHKAFDYVPSFLEAAIFLDSINVTNILTAGGTNPIAENVNLIQEINLNTTMKILAGGGVTIDNVSDILNATDQIHIGTAARISNNWDSEIDINKINAFKQKKPSL
- the metK gene encoding methionine adenosyltransferase: MKKLFTSESVSEGHPDKICDQISDAILDEVLRQDPNSKVACECFATTNFIVIGGEISTKAKVDYIQIARDVLQKIGYNDSSWGIDSKTCEILNKIEEQSTDIAMGIDQANDVIGAGDQGIMFGYATNEAANYMPLAIAIAHDLVYLATKLRKNGEFKDSRPDMKSQVTIDYTDQKNPKVDTILMSIQHNPDFNEAEFKKFVKEKIMNAIVVDKYMLNSDFKVLINPTGRFVIGGPQGDTGLTGRKIIADTYGGYARHGGGAFSGKDGTKVDRSAAYMARYAAKNLVAAGLADKLEIQLSYAIGIPKPVSIFIETFGTHSIPLEKIYEAVEATFDFSVSGIIKELDLRKPVFFNTSRYGHFGIQDCSWEKLDKVNQLKKYLK